Proteins co-encoded in one Plasmodium coatneyi strain Hackeri chromosome 7, complete sequence genomic window:
- a CDS encoding S-adenosylmethionine synthase: MNHLKIKRGNFLFTSESVNEGHPDKVCDQISDAILDACLREDPESKVACEVCAKKNFIFILGEITTKARVDYDKVARDVLKHIGYDDESKGLDYKTADIKIYIDEQSPDIAQCVHENKKPELIGAGDQGIMFGYATDEAENYMPLTHHYATLLGKRLTEVRKLGILPYLGPDGKTQITIEYKNKGNFGGHMEPLRVHTILISTQHAENVKYEQLKSDLIENVVKYVIPEKMLDEETLYYLNPSGKFVLGGPAADAGLTGRKIICDTYGGWGAHGGGAFSGKDPSKVDRSAAYYLRYIAKSLVANKFCRRVLVQASYSIGIANPISLNVNSYGTASTGYTDYDLEQIILRNFDLRPGFIIEELKLKEPIFSNTSAYGHFGRSDNSFTWEKIKDLTHEKNVLKN; encoded by the coding sequence ATGAATCACCTCAAAATTAAGCGGGGAAACTTCCTGTTCACGTCCGAGTCGGTGAATGAGGGACACCCAGACAAAGTCTGCGACCAAATTTCGGACGCCATTTTAGATGCCTGCCTGAGGGAAGACCCAGAGAGCAAAGTAGCCTGCGAAGTATGCGCGAAGAaaaacttcatttttattcttggAGAAATAACAACCAAAGCTAGAGTTGATTATGACAAGGTAGCGAGAGACGTTTTAAAGCACATAGGATATGACGATGAAAGCAAAGGACTAGACTACAAAACAGcagacataaaaatatatatcgaTGAACAATCCCCCGATATTGCTCAATGTGTACACGAAAATAAGAAGCCAGAATTGATAGGTGCTGGAGATCAAGGAATTATGTTTGGCTATGCAACTGATGAAGCAGAAAATTATATGCCATTGACTCATCACTACGCTACGTTATTAGGAAAACGATTAACAGAAGTGAGGAAGTTAGGTATCCTTCCCTATTTAGGACCAGATGGAAAGACACAAATAACAATAGAGTataagaataaaggaaacTTTGGTGGACACATGGAACCGTTACGTGTACATACTATTCTGATTTCCACACAGCAtgcagaaaatgtaaaatatgaGCAATTGAAGTCTGACCTGATAGAGAATGTAGTGAAATATGTCATTCCTGAGAAGATGCTCGATGAGGAAACTCTATACTATTTGAACCCATCAGGGAAATTCGTACTTGGAGGACCAGCAGCAGATGCAGGGTTaactggaaggaaaattatttgtgATACGTATGGCGGTTGGGGTGCTCATGGAGGCGGTGCCTTCTCTGGAAAGGACCCATCCAAAGTGGATCGCTCAGCTGCATATTACTTACGTTATATTGCAAAGTCCTTGGTTGCAAATAAATTCTGTAGGAGGGTCCTAGTACAGGCATCCTACTCCATTGGTATTGCTAACCCTATTTCGCTGAATGTCAATTCGTATGGAACAGCCAGCACAGGATACACTGACTACGACTTGGAGCAAATTATTTTACGCAACTTTGACTTGAGACCTGGATTCATCATAGAGGAGTTAAAGTTAAAGgaacccattttttccaatacGTCTGCCTATGGTCACTTTGGAAGGAGTGATAATTCGTTCACCTGGGAGAAGATAAAGGACCTCACCCATGAGAAGAACGTGCTCAAAAATTGA